DNA sequence from the Sediminibacillus dalangtanensis genome:
GGGGATTTAAGGAGTGGGAAGGTTGGAGAAAATTGTGTTGGTTCATCAATTAAAAAGAGAAGGATTTAAGATTTCTGCAATAGCCAGAAAATGCAATATATCAAGAAATACAGTTTATAGCTACTTAGAACAAGACTTTGAGGAAGCATTGGAGTGGGTGGAGAAATTAAAAACACGAAAGAAGAAGCTTGATCCCTATCAGTTAAATATATTGGATTAGCTCCATGAACAC
Encoded proteins:
- a CDS encoding helix-turn-helix domain-containing protein, whose protein sequence is MEKIVLVHQLKREGFKISAIARKCNISRNTVYSYLEQDFEEALEWVEKLKTRKKKLDPYQLNILD